The following nucleotide sequence is from Trifolium pratense cultivar HEN17-A07 linkage group LG2, ARS_RC_1.1, whole genome shotgun sequence.
CTATACTATCCAATCGGAAATCTTTTAAATACACTTGTAAATCTCTCACAATTGGTTAGTCATAAACCTAATGCatttaaggttttgggtaaaagTGTGGTGTTCAACTCATTTATATATAGTTGCTCTTAAGCTTAATGTGGATGATCCTCCGGCCACCTTCTTGTGATCCAACAGTGGTATCAAAATCGATGTGGTCCGACAAAGGATTCCGACCAGTTCCTTGTATTGAAATGAAAGTATTCATAATAAAGGTGGTCAGACGGCGAATCCCAATCAACAATGTGGATGATCGCCCGACTGTCCTCAATGAACCAACAATTCTCTCCTAATGAATTCAAATATGCTTCTATAAAAGATTAGGTGAAGCCTACTCTACCCTTTCATAAATTGAGGGCATATGCCCATCAACCAATAAGAACAAGCCACATGAATCGATTTATATGTGGTACCCACAAaaaacttgtaacaaacttttgaatttgCACATGTCGAATTACATATAACTTGTTCtcattggttgatgggtatATACCCTTAATTTATGAAAGGGTAGATTTTACAACTAATCTACCAAGATAACAATGTTGTGCAACTTTGAATACatattttaattatgaaaaatattactaTGATAAATATTTGGAAAAGTGCTACTTATCCTTGAGCTTGAGGGGAACCTCTTAATTTTCATTGTTTGTTGTTTGTAGATTACCAGAAAGCAAGGAAGCAAAGCTTTAGGATTCAACAAGTTTAGTTCCTCAATATTTTCATTCTTACTTAACTTTTCAGCCAATGAATCAAATCTTGAATCAACTTTTTcttgaatttcttcaaaagGACAATGAACTTTCCCAGCAATTACTCTACACACTACAACTGATTTTCTTGTACAAGCTGTCTCATCAATGGAATCAAAGGCTTTTCCACTTGTTGAAGTAGTGTAAACTCCTAATGCACCTTGAAATTCCTTGTTAGTAGAAAAGCCATGCCTAAGAATTTGACATACACCACAATAGTCTAAATTGCACAAGCTATAAGAATTATTTGTTCCAAGAGAGCATGCAATGTTAGTGCCATGGAACATTAAAAGCTCATTTCCATCAACAAGACAACGTGGATGATGATTCTTATTATGTAGCTTGTTGGCATTGATCTTCACCTTTTCTCTATACTCCTCAAAGCATGCAAGTGTTTTTGGGATGTTGTGGATTTTTAGTATGCAATCAATTTGCCACAATTCAGAACAAACCAAGCTTTGTCCACTTTCACATATTGTTTCTACAATATGTCTAGATGAATCTTCTTCAAGTTCAGTGACTGCAAAACTCATAAGGTGAGAATTGTCGCGACTTATAAACATACTTTTATGTCATATCTCAACTAACGTGTGACTCTTAACAATGtggaaaaattaagaaaaaactcATAACCTAAATTAATGATTCTACAGATAATGAAAACTGTTTAATCAGAGTTCTAGAAGTCAACAC
It contains:
- the LOC123904519 gene encoding uncharacterized protein LOC123904519, whose protein sequence is MFHSLINKLQCKPNPKEVHDPKKIRHQKKGLLDHSNIIQGSKRYLTNSSSFCQESEGSLNISDPIINDSSSLSHCNSGIKDWEGSFRTTRRVSTSSRLINHVDGYNEENVSSKTSLFVQVDSDDNGPSILMCYKCGEKLKNLNAVETHHITEHSVTELEEDSSRHIVETICESGQSLVCSELWQIDCILKIHNIPKTLACFEEYREKVKINANKLHNKNHHPRCLVDGNELLMFHGTNIACSLGTNNSYSLCNLDYCGVCQILRHGFSTNKEFQGALGVYTTSTSGKAFDSIDETACTRKSVVVCRVIAGKVHCPFEEIQEKVDSRFDSLAEKLSKNENIEELNLLNPKALLPCFLVIYKQQTMKIKRFPSSSRISSTFPNIYHSNIFHN